From the genome of Cynocephalus volans isolate mCynVol1 chromosome 14, mCynVol1.pri, whole genome shotgun sequence, one region includes:
- the SIX2 gene encoding homeobox protein SIX2 isoform X2, with translation MSMLPTFGFTQEQVACVCEVLQQGGNIERLGRFLWSLPACEHLHKNESVLKAKAVVAFHRGNFRELYKILESHQFSPHNHAKLQQLWLKAHYIEAEKLRGRPLGAVGKYRVRRKFPLPRSIWDGEETSYCFKEKSRSVLREWYAHNPYPSPREKRELAEATGLTTTQVSNWFKNRRQRDRAAEAKERENSENSNSNSHNPLASSLNGSGKSVLGSSEDEKTPSGTPDHSSSSPALLLSPPPPPGLPSLHSLGHPPGPSAVPVPVPGGGGADPLQHHHGLQDSILNPMSANLVDLGS, from the exons ATGTCCATGCTGCCCACCTTCGGCTTCACGCAGGAGCAAGTGGCGTGCGTGTGCGAGGTGCTGCAGCAGGGCGGCAACATCGAGCGGCTGGGCCGCTTCCTGTGGTCGCTGCCGGCCTGCGAGCACCTCCACAAGAATGAAAGCGTGCTCAAGGCCAAGGCCGTGGTGGCCTTCCACCGCGGCAACTTCCGCGAGCTCTACAAGATCCTGGAGAGCCACCAGTTCTCGCCGCACAACCACGCCAagctgcagcagctgtggctcaAGGCGCACTACATCGAGGCGGAGAAGCTGCGCGGCCGACCCCTGGGCGCCGTGGGCAAATACCGCGTGCGGCGCAAGTTCCCGCTGCCGCGCTCCATCTGGGACGGCGAAGAGACCAGCTACTGCTTCAAGGAAAAGAGTCGCAGCGTGCTGCGCGAGTGGTATGCGCACAACCCCTACCCGTCACCCCGCGAGAAGCGCGAGCTGGCGGAGGCCACGGGCCTCACTACCACGCAGGTCAGCAACTGGTTCAAGAACCGGCGACAGCGCGACCGGGCGGCCGAGGCCAAGGAAAG GGAGAACAGTGAGAATTCCAATTCCAACAGCCACAACCCGCTGGCTTCGTCGCTGAACGGCAGCGGCAAGTCGGTGCTAGGCAGCTCGGAGGATGAGAAGACGCCGTCGGGGACGCCAGACCACTCTTCGTCCAGCCCTGCGCTGCTGCTCAGCCCGCCGCCGCCACCCGGGCTGCCGTCCCTGCACAGCCTGGGTCACCCTCCGGGCCCCAGCGCAGTGCCCGTGCCCGTGCCGGGCGGAGGCGGCGCGGACCCACTGCAGCATCACCACGGCCTGCAGGACTCCATCCTCAACCCCATGTCGGCCAACCTCGTGGACCTGGGCTCCTAG
- the SIX2 gene encoding homeobox protein SIX2 isoform X1, translating to MSMLPTFGFTQEQVACVCEVLQQGGNIERLGRFLWSLPACEHLHKNESVLKAKAVVAFHRGNFRELYKILESHQFSPHNHAKLQQLWLKAHYIEAEKLRGRPLGAVGKYRVRRKFPLPRSIWDGEETSYCFKEKSRSVLREWYAHNPYPSPREKRELAEATGLTTTQVSNWFKNRRQRDRAAEAKERYEENSENSNSNSHNPLASSLNGSGKSVLGSSEDEKTPSGTPDHSSSSPALLLSPPPPPGLPSLHSLGHPPGPSAVPVPVPGGGGADPLQHHHGLQDSILNPMSANLVDLGS from the exons ATGTCCATGCTGCCCACCTTCGGCTTCACGCAGGAGCAAGTGGCGTGCGTGTGCGAGGTGCTGCAGCAGGGCGGCAACATCGAGCGGCTGGGCCGCTTCCTGTGGTCGCTGCCGGCCTGCGAGCACCTCCACAAGAATGAAAGCGTGCTCAAGGCCAAGGCCGTGGTGGCCTTCCACCGCGGCAACTTCCGCGAGCTCTACAAGATCCTGGAGAGCCACCAGTTCTCGCCGCACAACCACGCCAagctgcagcagctgtggctcaAGGCGCACTACATCGAGGCGGAGAAGCTGCGCGGCCGACCCCTGGGCGCCGTGGGCAAATACCGCGTGCGGCGCAAGTTCCCGCTGCCGCGCTCCATCTGGGACGGCGAAGAGACCAGCTACTGCTTCAAGGAAAAGAGTCGCAGCGTGCTGCGCGAGTGGTATGCGCACAACCCCTACCCGTCACCCCGCGAGAAGCGCGAGCTGGCGGAGGCCACGGGCCTCACTACCACGCAGGTCAGCAACTGGTTCAAGAACCGGCGACAGCGCGACCGGGCGGCCGAGGCCAAGGAAAGGTACGA GGAGAACAGTGAGAATTCCAATTCCAACAGCCACAACCCGCTGGCTTCGTCGCTGAACGGCAGCGGCAAGTCGGTGCTAGGCAGCTCGGAGGATGAGAAGACGCCGTCGGGGACGCCAGACCACTCTTCGTCCAGCCCTGCGCTGCTGCTCAGCCCGCCGCCGCCACCCGGGCTGCCGTCCCTGCACAGCCTGGGTCACCCTCCGGGCCCCAGCGCAGTGCCCGTGCCCGTGCCGGGCGGAGGCGGCGCGGACCCACTGCAGCATCACCACGGCCTGCAGGACTCCATCCTCAACCCCATGTCGGCCAACCTCGTGGACCTGGGCTCCTAG